In the Mastomys coucha isolate ucsf_1 unplaced genomic scaffold, UCSF_Mcou_1 pScaffold18, whole genome shotgun sequence genome, one interval contains:
- the Slc25a34 gene encoding solute carrier family 25 member 34 — MKLTRAQVAPAVDAREMVSPAVDLVLGASACCLACVFTNPLEVVKTRLQLQGELQAPGTYPRPYRGFVSSVAAVARADGLWGLQKGLAAGLLYQGLMNGVRFYCYSLACQAGLTQQPGGTVVAGAVAGALGAFVGSPAYLVKTQLQAQTVAAVAVGHQHQHQGVLSALETIWRQQGMLGLWRGVGGAVPRVTVGSAAQLATFTSAKAWVQDRQWVLEDSWLVTLAGGMISSIAVVAVMTPLDVVSTRLYNQPVDRAGRGQLYRGLVDCLVKICQQEGPLALYKGLGPAYLRLGPHTILSMFFWDELRKLATRAQHQGT; from the exons ATGAAGCTGACCAGGGCACAGGTGGCTCCTGCTGTCGATGCGAGGGAGATGGTGTCCCCGGCTGTGGATCTGGTGCTGGGTGCCTCAGCCTGCTGCCTGGCCTGTGTATTCACCAATCCCCTGGAAGTGGTAAAGACCCGTCTACAACTGCAAGGGGAACTGCAGGCCCCAGGCACCTACCCACGGCCCTACCGGGGCTTTGTGTCTTCTGTTGCAGCTGTTGCCCGGGCTGATGGGCTGTGGGGCCTGCAGAAGGGGCTGGCTGCTGGCCTTCTCTACCAGGGCCTCATGAATGGTGTCCGTTTCTACTGCTATAGCCTGGcatgccaggctggcctcacccaGCAACCAGGTGGCACTGTGGTGGCAGGTGCCGTGGCTGGGGCGTTGGGAGCCTTTGTGGGGAGTCCTGCTTACCTG GTGAAGACGCAGCTGCAGGCCCAGACGGTGGCTGCCGTGGCGGTGGGccatcagcaccagcatcag GGTGTCCTGAGTGCCCTGGAGACCATCTGGCGCCAACAAGGCATGCTGGGGCTATGGCGGGGTGTGGGTGGGGCTGTGCCCCGAGTCACAGTGGGTTCAGCTGCCCAGCTGGCCACCTTTACCTCTGCCAAGGCATGGGTACAGGATCGACAG TGGGTGTTGGAGGACAGCTGGCTGGTGACCCTGGCTGGAGGCATGATCAGCAGTATAGCCGTGGTTGCAGTGATGACCCCTCTCGACGTCGTCAGCACTCGGCTGTACAATCAGCCGGTGGACAGAGCTGGCAGG GGCCAGCTGTACAGGGGCCTCGTTGATTGCCTGGTGAAGATCTGTCAACAGGAGGGACCCCTGGCACTCTACAAGGGCCTAGGCCCTGCCTACCTGCGTTTGGGTCCCCACACCATCCTTAGCATGTTCTTCTGGGATGAACTTCGGAAACTGGCCACAAGGGCCCAGCACCAGGGCACCTAG
- the Tmem82 gene encoding transmembrane protein 82: protein MFSLPSLSSWLPNLPSFEWGSSLFDSLLQGLIGALGVSVLNSLLKVYFFVACVNDPQRQPQKQRLRAQWASLEMVHLAGLALFLTVIGARVAALVVLEFSLRAVSTLLSLGKGTGDKERLQLFLVCQFSLGCGLSCGLSFLQEGAPHRSLNLLLSLGLAALLGLGARRLNRHICSLYELHSSQRYCGVCLGLLASQHGMPRLLGRALTVAFAVSDLAAVALINKDFLSSSEAVRFWTPLTICYTLLVIYMQEEQRQHRFSLQGQVQTVLVRMAGLFLLLLTVGRWLDLLGVFVSLLGELWCLAGIRALIDLCQIQGFPPQRPTVTVAVTAEGESRWTGPCEPLPSAPAPARSTVPS, encoded by the exons atgttcTCCCTGCCTTCCCTGTCCTCCTGGCTCCCCAACCTCCCTTCCTTTGAGTGGGGTTCCAGTCTCTTCGACAGCCTCCTGCAAG GCCTGATCGGGGCCCTTGGAGTCTCGGTTCTCAACAGTCTCCTGAAAGTTTACTTCTTCGTGGCCTGTGTCAA TGACCCCCAGCGGCAGCCCCAAAAGCAGCGGCTGCGAGCGCAATGGGCCTCGTTGGAAATGGTGCATCTGGCTGGTCTGGCCCTGTTCTTGACCGTGATAGGGGCCCGGGTAGCCGCCCTCGTGGTCTTGGAGTTCTCCCTCCGGGCTGTATCCACACTGTTGTCCCTGGGCAAG GGCACCGGGGACAAGGAGCGGCTCCAGCTCTTCCTGGTGTGTCAGTTCTCCCTGGGCTGTGGGCTAAGCTGTGGCCTGAGCTTCCTACAGGAAGGCGCCCCACACCGCTCCCTGAACCTGCTGCTGAGCCTGGGGCTGGCTGCACTCCTCGGTCTGGGTGCCCGGCGCCTAAACCGCCACATCTGCAGCCTCTATGAACTGCACAGCAGCCAGCGCTACTGTGGGGTCTGCTTGggtctgctggccagccagcacgGCATGCCCAGGCTCCTGGGCCGCGCTCTGACAGTGGCCTTTGCTGTGAGTGATCTGGCAGCTGTGGCCCTCATCAACAAGGACTTCCTGAGTTCGTCAGAGGCCGTGCGATTCTGGACCCCACTCACCATTTGCTACACACTGCTGGTCATCTACATGCAGG AGGAGCAGCGGCAGCATCGCTTCAGCCTACAGGGCCAGGTCCAGACGGTGCTGGTGCGCATGGCTGGCCTCTTCCTTCTGTTGCTGACCGTGGGCCGCTGGCTGGATCTCCTGGGTGTCTTTGTCTCCCTTTTGGGTGAGCTGTGGTGCTTAGCTGGTATTCGCGCCTTAATCGACCTCTGCCAGATACAG GGCTTTCCACCCCAGAGGCCTACAGTAACAGTAGCAGTAACAGCAGAAGGAGAATCAAGATGGACAGGTCCATGCGAGCCCCTGCCTTCCGCACCTGCCCCAGCCAGAAGCACGGTCCCCTCCTGA